A genomic region of Torulaspora delbrueckii CBS 1146 chromosome 7, complete genome contains the following coding sequences:
- the TGL3 gene encoding bifunctional triglyceride lipase/lysophosphatidylethanolamine acyltransferase (similar to Saccharomyces cerevisiae TGL3 (YMR313C); ancestral locus Anc_5.2): MLTNWILSVVYATLDRIPPVVWQVIHVVSDIYFFWIHKLLNYLRPNSRVLYHEASKELERCTTYETWYAKAMVVDEITGANLWRRNFFSVRYDFNSVLEQHAQLQRALETGDIAAVKDKFLSTGPSMLRNFGGIVDRRLFTKSLIGTKLLIEQYMDRIIEGLELLDSAGTPTFFFQRCKLSLGTTALILQGGSLFGMFHLGVIKRLFFQNLIPNVISGSSMGSCIASLYACMSNQELRRLLHGENILNMIKLDVELLRSCGYGNVDQHLNLGTLIQNLIHHGYSQDVYLFIQFVLKYIVKDLTFEEAFQNTGKILSIVIHPTDLSCPKLLNYVTSPNVLISSAINCSLGSGVISDDTRLLCRNLDNEIVSFLSEEKTKITKFLAPENATETSESPYTRLTELFNVNNFVVSLARPYLAPLVVNDLKHEIKTSRYYYYKHYPDTPGSVDLSELGFPQLNFTEMEPLAFKFKYHLERKLKNIATMEFRHRMEMLDNLGLLSSWIKRLTIDEKTPRSATEITIVPRMKSLSLTRIIEGQLDNIPYGITCGEQSTWPVLSLIRTRSSVEYKLDRIIRARRNKLNPYVG, from the coding sequence ATGCTTACGAACTGGATATTGAGTGTTGTATATGCTACGCTGGATCGTATCCCTCCAGTGGTGTGGCAGGTTATCCATGTTGTGTCGGATATCTATTTCTTTTGGATCCATAAGTTGTTAAACTACCTGCGGCCTAATTCAAGGGTGCTCTATCATGAAGCTAGCAAAGAGCTGGAAAGATGTACTACTTATGAGACGTGGTATGCAAAGGCAATGGTCGTGGATGAGATTACTGGGGCGAATTTGTGGCGACGGAATTTCTTCTCGGTAAGGTACGATTTTAACTCTGTTCTCGAACAACATGCTCAATTGCAACGTGCTTTGGAGACTGGCGATATTGCAGCTGTCAAGGACAAGTTCCTTTCTACCGGACCCTCCATGTTGAGGAATTTTGGTGGGATCGTCGATAGAAGACTGTTTACGAAATCGTTGATTGGGACTAAGCTACTTATTGAACAGTATATGGATAGGATTATCGAAGGACTGGAATTGTTGGATAGTGCTGGAACACCGacttttttctttcaaaggtgtAAATTGTCCCTAGGAACAACTGCTTTGATCTTACAGGGTGGGTCCCTGTTTGGAATGTTCCATTTGGGTGTTATAAAGAGacttttctttcaaaatttgatcCCAAACGTGATAAGTGGAAGTTCTATGGGGTCTTGCATTGCCAGTCTCTATGCATGTATGTCGAATCAGGAGCTTAGGAGGTTGTTGCACGGGGAGAATATTTTGAATATGATAAAATTGGATGTTGAGTTGTTACGGAGCTGCGGGTACGGCAACGTCGACCAACATTTAAACTTGGGTACTTTGATACAAAACCTAATTCACCACGGTTACTCGCAGGACGTTTACCTTTTCATTCAGTTTGTGCTCAAGTATATTGTTAAAGACCTCACTTTTGAGGAGGCATTTCAAAATACGGGCAAGATATTGAGTATTGTCATTCATCCAACCGACCTTTCGTGCCCCAAGCTATTAAACTATGTTACTTCTCCTAATGTGCTAATAAGTTCCGCAATCAATTGTAGTTTGGGATCGGGAGTGATCTCGGATGACACTAGATTGCTGTGCAGGAACCTCGACAACGAAATCGTGTCGTTCCTTTCGGAAGAAAAGACAAAGATTACAAAATTTTTGGCCCCAGAGAATGCCACAGAAACTAGCGAAAGTCCCTACACAAGATTGACCGAGTTATTCAACGTAAACAATTTCGTTGTATCTTTGGCGCGGCCATATCTAGCACCATTAGTGGTGAACGACTTAAAGCATGAGATCAAGACGTCGAGATATTACTACTATAAACATTATCCCGATACGCCTGGTTCTGTGGATTTATCTGAACTCGGTTTCCCACAATTGAACTTCACAGAAATGGAGCCGCTGGCGTTTAAATTCAAATACCATCTAGAGAGGAAGTTAAAAAACATCGCAACGATGGAGTTTAGGCATAGAATGGAGATGCTGGATAACCTTGGATTACTGAGCTCCTGGATAAAGAGATTGACCATAGACGAGAAGACTCCAAGGTCAGCTACAGAAATTACGATAGTTCCAAGAATGAAAAGTCTTTCTCTCACAAGAATCATCGAGGGTCAATTGGACAATATCCCATACGGTATAACGTGTGGGGAACAAAGCACATGGCCCGTGCTTTCGCTCATAAGGACAAGATCATCAGTCGAGTACAAATTAGATAGAATAATCAGGGCTAGAAGGAACAAGCTTAATCCCTATGTAGGATAG
- the ELP6 gene encoding Elongator subunit ELP6 (similar to Saccharomyces cerevisiae ELP6 (YMR312W); ancestral locus Anc_5.3), which translates to MSNVQKQDLVLFSDSSVISKELCTGKSHDLITITSSPATSSFWLLTTLVETRLTGAPFSLNSTSVPVVTHKNMNLITIASFIHNAQYYTDALNRLKLGPESYKYIDLLTNFVIKNIGKPRAKVLSELLEKFPQDSTSVVILEQPEVLLTLLDGLTSDELHRKFIMPLMQRCGLLIISTNINYSPNGQTKDAIEFSRFVAGCFYKSIAVLSLKPLDTGRAADVTGSFRITRGGASNSHLSCHVVENEYLYLNQKENTKLFYR; encoded by the coding sequence atgagtAACGTCCAAAAACAGGATTTGGTACTTTTTAGCGATAGTTCGGTGATATCGAAGGAGCTATGCACGGGGAAGAGCCATGATCTTATAACAATCACTTCGAGCCCAGCTACCTCGTCATTTTGGTTGCTAACCACATTAGTTGAAACCAGACTTACAGGAGCTCCATTTTCGCTCAACAGTACATCGGTTCCAGTTGTTACGCACAAAAATATGAATCTAATAACCATAGCATCATTCATTCATAATGCCCAATATTACACAGACGCCTTGAATAGGCTTAAGCTAGGGCCGGAATCATACAAATATATTGACCTCCTGACAAACTTTGTAATAAAGAACATCGGTAAGCCTAGGGCCAAAGTCTTGTCCGAATTGCTAGAGAAATTCCCACAAGATTCAACATCCGTCGTAATACTGGAGCAGCCTGAGGTTCTTTTGACACTACTAGATGGGCTAACGAGTGATGAGCTACACAGAAAATTCATCATGCCCCTAATGCAAAGGTGCGGACTACTAATCATATCGACTAACATAAACTACAGCCCGAATGGTCAGACTAAAGATGCCATTGAATTTTCAAGGTTTGTAGCGGGATGTTTTTacaaatcaattgctgtGTTATCTTTGAAACCTCTCGATACTGGTAGAGCCGCTGACGTGACCGGTTCATTCAGAATTACCCGAGGTGGTGCATCAAACTCTCACCTGTCGTGCCACGTAGTTGAAAATGAATACCTTTATTTGAACCAGAAAGAGAATACAAAACTGTTTTATAGATGA
- the ZUO1 gene encoding zuotin (similar to Saccharomyces cerevisiae ZUO1 (YGR285C); ancestral locus Anc_5.4), translating to MFTLPELKSDITVNVISDAKKSEAIRRPVEPVGKHFLHHAQRTLRNHTWSEFEKIQAEQNVKRVDESNTDPDEALFDDELADESLLEHDPRDWKTADLYAAMGLSKLRYRATENQIIKAHRKQVLKHHPDKKSASGAGLEQDGFFKIIQKAFETLTDNNKRAQYDSCDFNADVEPPKKGTEYDFFEAWGPVFAAEARFSKKKPVPTLGDLNTPKKEVEQFYSFWHRFDSWRTFEFLDEDVPDDSSNRDQKRYTERKNKAARDKKKTADNARLVKLVERAVNEDPRIKLFKEEEKKEKERKKWEREAGARAEAEAATKAAAEAKAKAEAEATASAAAKVDKKKAKEAAKAAKKKNKRIVRNAAKEAEYFGEADKAAAIEEQTGFIVDSLDDEQLVAVAEKIKADPQAAKQVLKDASQTLVDAKKLPASVLSYYL from the coding sequence ATGTTCACTCTACCAGAATTGAAGTCTGACATTACTGTCAATGTCATTAGCGATGCTAAGAAATCTGAAGCCATTCGCCGTCCAGTTGAGCCAGTCGGTAAGCACTTTTTGCACCACGCtcaaagaactttgagaaaCCACACTTGGTCTGAATTCGAGAAAATTCAAGCTGAGCAAAATGTCAAGAGAGTCGACGAGTCCAACACTGACCCAGATGAGGCTCTGTTCGACGACGAATTGGCCGATGAGAGTCTATTGGAACACGATCCAAGAGATTGGAAGACGGCTGACTTGTACGCCGCTATGGGTCTGTCCAAATTGCGTTACAGAGCCACTGAGAATCAAATTATCAAGGCTCACAGAAAGCAAGTTTTGAAACATCATCCTGATAAGAAGTCAGCTTCTGGTGCCGGTTTGGAACAGGACGGttttttcaagatcattCAAAAGGCCTTCGAGACCTTGACCGACAACAACAAGAGGGCTCAATACGACTCTTGTGACTTCAACGCTGACGTTGAGCCACCAAAGAAGGGTACTGAGTATGATTTCTTCGAAGCATGGGGTCCAGTATTCGCCGCAGAGGCGCgtttctcgaagaagaagccagTGCCTACCTTGGGTGATTTGAACACTCCGAAGAAAGAAGTCGAGCAGTTCTATTCATTCTGGCATAGATTCGACTCCTGGAGAacttttgaattcttggaCGAAGATGTTCCTGATGACTCTTCCAACAGAGACCAAAAACGTTACACTGAGAGGAAGAACAAGGCTGCTAGAGACAAAAAGAAGACCGCTGATAATGCCAGATTGGTCAAACTTGTTGAGAGAGCGGTTAACGAGGATCCTCGTatcaagctcttcaaagaagaggaaaagaaggaaaaggagagaaagaagtGGGAAAGAGAAGCCGGTGCCAGAGCTGAAGCTGAGGCCGCCACAAAGGCTGCTGCTGAAGCCAAGGCTAAGgctgaagctgaagctactgcttctgctgctgccaaggttgacaagaagaaggccaaGGAAGCTGCCAAGGCCGctaaaaagaagaacaagagaattGTTCGTAACGCTGCAAAGGAAGCTGAGTATTTCGGTGAAGCTGACAAAGCAGCTGCCATCGAAGAGCAAACTGGATTCATTGTTGATAGCTTGGATGACGAACAATTGGTTGCTGTcgctgaaaagatcaaggcTGACCCACAAGCTGCAAAGCAAGTCCTAAAGGACGCTTCCCAGACTTTAGTGGACGCTAAGAAATTACCTGCCAGTGTGCTTTCATACTACTTATAA
- the ERV29 gene encoding protein ERV29 (similar to Saccharomyces cerevisiae ERV29 (YGR284C); ancestral locus Anc_5.5), with the protein MSYRGSFNNLNGAPNGGRPGNSYGSFSGARSSAGAALNVQGIMKTVESYSQKIENLTDHPLAIKVRPYIPAIARFFIVATFYEDSFRIISQWSDQIFYLHKWKHYPYLFVVLFLVLVTVSMLAGATLLVLRKQTVYATGILCGCIILQALIYGLFTGSSFVLRNISVIGGLLIAFSDSIVQNKTTFGMLPELTSKGGKTKGYLLFAGRLLIVLMFIAFTFSKSWFTVFLTIIGTVCFAIGYKTKLASIMLGLILTFYNITLNNYWFYDQTKRDFLKYEFYQNLSIIGGLLLVTNTGAGELSVDEKKKIY; encoded by the coding sequence ATGTCGTATAGAGGGTCTTTTAATAATTTGAACGGTGCGCCTAATGGTGGTCGTCCAGGGAATTCTTATGGGTCATTTAGTGGGGCTAGAAGTTCTGCTGGAGCCGCATTGAACGTACAGGGAATTATGAAGACGGTGGAATCGTACTCTCAGAAGATTGAGAATCTGACAGACCATCCATTGGCTATAAAGGTGAGACCATATATCCCAGCTATTGCCAGGTTCTTTATTGTTGCTACTTTCTACGAGGACTCGTTTCGGATCATTTCTCAATGGTCAGACCAAATCTTTTACCTGCACAAGTGGAAACACTATCCATACCTCTTTGTTGTTCTGTTCCTAGTGCTTGTTACAGTTTCCATGCTAGCAGGGGCCACGTTGCTCGTGTTGCGTAAGCAAACTGTATATGCTACTGGTATTTTATGTGGATGTATCATTCTACAAGCCCTAATCTATGGTCTTTTCACAGGTTCCTCTTTTGTTTTAAGAAATATTAGTGTTATTGGCGGGCTGTTAATCGCCTTTAGCGACTCTATAGTCCAAAACAAAACCACTTTCGGTATGCTTCCTGAACTGACCTCCAAGGGTGGGAAAACTAAGGGTTATCTGCTTTTCGCTGGTCGTTTGCTCATCGTTTTGATGTTCATCGCCTTCACTTTCAGCAAATCGTGGTTCACCGTCTTCCTAACCATTATTGGAACCGTCTGCTTCGCCATCGGATACAAGACAAAACTCGCATCTATCATGCTGGGACTCATCCTGACTTTCTACAACATCACATTGAACAACTACTGGTTCTACGATCAAACCAAGAGAGACTTTCTCAAGTACGAATTCTACCAAAACCTAAGTATCATCGGAGGGCTGCTTTTAGTCACCAATACGGGTGCTGGAGAGTTATCCGTAGacgaaaagaagaagatctacTAG
- the GLC8 gene encoding PP1-complex regulatory subunit GLC8 (similar to Saccharomyces cerevisiae GLC8 (YMR311C); ancestral locus Anc_5.6) yields the protein MGGILKNPLPADQNGPESEESTSEFRKQVLMNTQLNAKLTSKKKGEIASHKHGLPKDTLSLKREQEAEESLQWNQKNLDANEIAKQQYQDIHIDEPKTPYQGAIDPNGEYYRDDDENEAELENFSLDGQPLPPQKSEHSRFEEMRKKHYSREGAVPHSRTFEDDQDDAQDDE from the coding sequence ATGGGCGGAATATTGAAGAATCCATTACCAGCAGACCAGAATGGTCCTGAAAGCGAGGAGTCTACTTCAGAGTTTAGAAAACAGGTATTGATGAATACGCAGTTGAATGCGAAACTGAcgtcaaagaagaagggtgAAATTGCATCACATAAGCATGGACTTCCCAAGGATACACTATCGTTGAAACGTGAACAGGAAGCAGAGGAAAGCTTACAGTGGAATCAGAAGAATTTGGATGCAAATGAGATTGCCAAGCAGCAGTATCAGGATATACATATCGATGAACCAAAGACACCTTACCAGGGTGCGATTGATCCAAACGGTGAATACTATAGGGACGATGACGAGAACGAAGCAGAGTTGGAGAATTTCTCCCTTGACGGGCAGCCTTTACCGCCACAGAAGAGCGAACATTcaaggtttgaagaaatgagaaagaagcactACAGTCGGGAAGGTGCTGTACCACATAGTCGAACATTCGAGGACGACCAGGATGACGCACAGGACGATGAATAG
- the TDEL0G00300 gene encoding RNA methyltransferase (similar to Saccharomyces cerevisiae YGR283C and YMR310C; ancestral locus Anc_5.7) — protein MRRSMVLLIRKQKKKVKPVAKLKKSIKILSKTVNYSLCIPTTVLANCRNLEQITFAIYQIAKTATIFNVGEIVVLNLGDRSEKSKKHENSLSDAMLIASLLQYFVTPPYLVNTVFKKQYTRYFQAAAKLPRLSALPFMRHRNEDKGRYREGLAIRMTKPGQASIKKKNKEFKQTKFINIGKAEPLELKSQLVPVNVRVTVDTVEQRVVSPQEAYGDFVGANASFGYHVRVANNFGSIFTECAFPNGYSQAIWINSGDYYYNDQLKKYRKVETNLPYVNKIIKPTESTDSTPPANVLLVGGKWDHINESFQQSRDQFEGCDGAQQFFDGQLELPGAAPQGNLAIPDSCMISLTLVNTL, from the coding sequence ATGAGAAGAAGTATGGTCCTTCTGATAAGAAAGCAAAAAAAGAAGGTGAAACCAGTAgcgaaattgaagaaaagtatTAAAATACTGTCAAAGACAGTTAATTACAGCCTTTGTATACCGACTACGGTGCTGGCCAACTGTCGAAACTTGGAGCAGATAACATTTGCTATATATCAGATTGCCAAGACCGCAACGATCTTCAATGTGGGCGAGATAGTAGTACTGAACCTTGGAGACAGAAGTGAGAAAAGTAAGAAACACGAAAACTCGTTGTCTGATGCCATGTTGATTGCGTCCTTGCTGCAATACTTTGTGACTCCTCCATACCTCGTTAACACAGTCTTTAAGAAACAATACACAAGATATTTCCAAGCAGCTGCAAAATTGCCCAGACTATCGGCGTTGCCCTTTATGAGACATAGGAATGAGGACAAAGGTCGCTACCGTGAAGGTCTCGCCATTAGAATGACCAAACCGGGTCAAGCATcgatcaagaagaaaaataagGAGTTCAAGCAGACAAAGTTCATTAATATCGGCAAAGCTGAACCACTCGAATTAAAATCACAACTGGTGCCTGTAAACGTGCGAGTGACAGTGGACACAGTAGAGCAACGGGTAGTTTCCCCCCAGGAAGCTTACGGTGACTTTGTTGGTGCTAATGCATCATTCGGTTACCACGTCCGCGTAGCCAACAATTTCGGATCAATCTTCACCGAATGTGCATTCCCCAACGGCTACTCTCAAGCGATTTGGATCAACAGTGGAGACTACTATTACAATGACCAACTAAAGAAGTACCGCAAAGTTGAAACTAACTTGCCTTACGTGAACAAGATCATCAAACCCACAGAATCAACAGACTCGACGCCACCGGCAAATGTACTTCTCGTAGGCGGTAAATGGGACCACATAAACGAGAGCTTTCAGCAATCAAGGGACCAATTCGAAGGATGCGACGGAGCGCAGCAGTTCTTCGATGGCCAGCTAGAACTACCTGGCGCTGCCCCACAGGGGAACTTGGCGATCCCAGACAGCTGCATGATCTCTTTGACTCTAGTCAATACTCTATAA
- the BGL2 gene encoding glucan 1,3-beta-glucosidase (similar to Saccharomyces cerevisiae BGL2 (YGR282C); ancestral locus Anc_5.8) encodes MRFSTLAAGLLFAATQVAAVGDLGFNLGVKNNDGTCKSTSDYEADLEVLKPYGNVVKVYAVSDCNTLQQLAPAVEAAGFRAFLGVWPNDDAHFAAEKEALTTYLPTIKISNVAGILVGSEALYREDLTASELADKINNVRDTVKDIKDADGNSYSSIQVGTVDSWNVLVAGYNAPAIEASDFVMANAFSYWQGQTMDNATYSFFDDIMQALQTIQSVKGTTDISFWVGETGWPTDGTNFEAAYPGVDNAQQFWQEAICGMRAWGINVLAFEAFDEDWKPDTSGISDVEKHWGIWTSGRTLKYDIDCKFD; translated from the coding sequence ATGCGTTTCTCTACTCTCGCTGCTGGTTTGCTATTTGCTGCTACCCAGGTCGCCGCTGTTGGTGATTTAGGTTTCAACTTGGGTGTTAAGAACAACGACGGTACTTGCAAGAGTACTTCTGATTATGAAGCTGATTTGGAAGTCTTGAAGCCATACGGTAACGTTGTCAAGGTTTACGCAGTCTCTGATTGTAATACTTTACAACAATTGGCTCCTGCTGTTGAAGCTGCTGGATTCCGTGCGTTCTTAGGTGTGTGGCCAAATGATGACGCCCATTTTGCAGCTGAAAAGGAGGCATTGACTACTTATTTGCCTACTATCAAGATTTCTAATGTCGCTGGTATTCTTGTTGGCTCTGAGGCTTTGTACCGTGAAGATTTGACTGCTTCCGAATTGGCCGACAAGATTAACAACGTTCGTGACACCGTTAAGGACATCAAGGATGCCGATGGTAACTCTTACTCCAGTATCCAAGTCGGTACTGTCGACTCTTGGAATGTTTTGGTTGCCGGTTACAACGCTCCTGCTATTGAGGCTAGTGACTTTGTCATGGCCAACGCTTTTTCCTACTGGCAAGGTCAAACTATGGACAACGCTACTTACTCCTTCTTTGACGATATCATGCAAGCTTTGCAAACTATCCAATCTGTCAAGGGTACCACCGACATCAGTTTCTGGGTCGGTGAAACCGGCTGGCCAACCGATGGTACTAACTTCGAGGCCGCATATCCAGGTGTTGATAACGCTCAACAATTCTGGCAAGAAGCTATTTGCGGTATGAGAGCCTGGGGTATTAATGTTTTGGCCTTCGAAGCTTTTGACGAAGACTGGAAGCCAGACACTTCTGGTATCTCTGACGTTGAAAAGCACTGGGGTATCTGGACCTCAGGTagaactttgaaatacGACATCGATTGTAAGTTCGATTAA
- the NIP1 gene encoding translation initiation factor eIF3 core subunit c (similar to Saccharomyces cerevisiae NIP1 (YMR309C); ancestral locus Anc_5.9) has translation MSRFFAANYEYDSGSSSSEEDLMSSSEESLNSSLSEEEEVSDDSFFNDSESESDIDSDDSDGRPYGPDWFKKSEFRKGGTNKFLKGASYSDSESEDEGKKVVKSAKEKLLDEMQAVYSSVENAGMTQDWVTILSEFDNISRLLIRAQQQNYGIPNIFIKVLAQIEDAVAGTTQNDIKNKGVARAFNTTKQRVKKVARENETLLAKFREDPESFDKEEDLEASVDADVVPTFGKKGINLSTLATATSEAGFFAALRIVLDTRGKKNADQYGLIRTMEELLQITKTPYETIMAYLTLIPIRFDASANLSYQPIEQWKASYNDIMKLLEILHEQLDNFQVSELANRNETIEEEPEADENGVKKILGSVFSFVERLDDEFNKSLLNTDPHSSDYLVRLRDEQLIYNLILRTQIYLEATLPEEEKERLLARPLVKRLDHIYYKSSPLVSIIETNAWASLPNNFTSSYIPYNGTADETYVTNLIGTLAESLRKHKNGGFRKRATLYQVYFTALNNDFNTAKDMLINSKVQAYINNSDPSLQILFNRVVVQLGLAGFKLCLIEDCHQVLNELLASSHLREILGQQTLQRVSANVGSSSSADEREQLCLPYHQHINLDLIDLVFMTCSLLIEVPQMTAFYSGIKVKRIPYSQKSIRRALEHYDKSTFQGPPETLRDFVLHAAKSMQKGDWQKCNSYLQCIPTWKLLPNAKTVLENLAERVQVESLKTFFFTYKRFYSKLSLEKLSDLFSLPKDKVSSIIEEVTAEFDINATMNEEKTIVTVEGDEITKLEEVALKLNKEAKIAKERLNPSTNRR, from the coding sequence ATGTCTCGTTTTTTCGCAGCCAATTACGAATATGACAGTGGTAGTTCTTCGTCTGAGGAGGACCTGATGTCTTCATCTGAGGAGTCTTTAAACTCTTCTTTGagtgaagaggaagaggtgTCTGATGACTCTTTCTTTAACGATTCTGAATCTGAATCTGATATTGATTCCGATGATTCCGATGGCAGACCATATGGTCCCGATTGGTTTAAGAAATCAGAGTTTAGGAAAGGAGGTACTAAtaaatttttgaaaggtgCTTCTTATTCGGATTCTGAATCAGAGGATGAAGGTAAGAAAGTTGTTAAATCTGCCAAGGAGAAATTGTTGGATGAAATGCAAGCTGTTTATTCTAGTGTTGAAAATGCTGGAATGACCCAGGATTGGGTTACCATTTTAAGTGAATTTGATAACATTTCCCGTTTGTTAATAAGGGCTCAACAGCAGAACTATGGTATACCAAAcatctttatcaaagtgTTGGCTCAGATTGAGGATGCCGTTGCAGGTACCACACAGAATGACATTAAGAACAAAGGTGTGGCTAGAGCTTTCAATACCACGAAGCAGAGGGTGAAAAAAGTTGCAAGGGAAAATGAGACTTTGTTAGCCAAGTTCAGAGAAGACCCtgaatcttttgataaGGAGGAAGACTTGGAAGCCAGCGTAGATGCTGACGTGGTTCCAACTTTTGGTAAAAAGGGTATTAATTTATCTACTTTGGCTACTGCCACATCCGAAGCTGGTTTTTTCGCTGCCCTACGTATTGTTCTGGACACCAGAGGTAAGAAAAATGCTGATCAATATGGTCTCATCAGGACTATGGAGGAACTTTTACAGATCACGAAGACTCCTTATGAGACAATAATGGCATACTTGACTTTGATCCCAATTAGATTTGATGCCTCGGCCAATCTTTCTTACCAACCGATTGAACAATGGAAGGCTTCTTACAATGATATCATGAAGCTATTGGAGATTTTGCATGAACAACTCGATAATTTCCAAGTCTCTGAATTGGCCAACCGTAACGAAACTATTGAAGAGGAGCCGGAAGCTGATGAAAATGgtgtgaagaagatcctCGGTTCAGTCTTCTCCTTCGTTGAAAGACTTGACGATgaattcaacaaatctctACTGAACACTGATCCTCATTCTAGTGATTACCTGGTCCGTTTGAGAGATGAACAACTGATCTATAACTTGATCTTGAGAACACAAATTTACCTCGAAGCCACACTGCCTGAGGAGGAAAAGGAAAGACTACTAGCTCGTCCTTTGGTAAAAAGATTGGACCACATTTACTACAAATCCAGTCCATTGGTCAGCATAATCGAAACCAACGCCTGGGCAAGTTTACCAAACAATTTCACCTCTAGTTATATTCCATACAATGGTACCGCAGATGAAACCTACGTTACGAATCTAATTGGAACTTTGGCTGAGAGCTTGCGCAAGCACAAGAATGGTGGGTTTCGCAAACGTGCTACTCTTTACCAAGTTTACTTCACTGCTTTGAACAACGATTTCAATACTGCCAAGGATATGTTGATAAATTCCAAGGTTCAAGCGTACATCAACAATTCCGATCCATCTCTACAGATTCTATTCAACAGAGTTGttgttcaacttggtcTAGCTGGTTTCAAGCTATGTTTGATTGAAGACTGCCATCAAGTGCTAAACGAGTTGCTTGCAAGCTCGCATTTACGTGAAATCCTTGGTCAAcaaactttgcaaagagtcTCCGCCAATGTCGGATCATCTTCTAGCGCAGATGAACGTGAACAGCTATGTTTGCCTTACCATCAACACATTAACcttgatttgattgatcttGTCTTTATGACTTGTTCTCTATTAATTGAGGTTCCTCAAATGACTGCTTTCTATTCAGGCATCAAGGTCAAGAGAATACCTTACTCTCAGAAATCGATCCGTCGTGCACTGGAACACTACGATAAATCAACTTTCCAAGGTCCACCGGAAACTTTGAGGGACTTCGTTTTGCACGCTGCTAAATCTATGCAGAAGGGTGACTGGCAAAAGTGTAACTCTTACTTGCAGTGTATTCCTACATGGAAATTGCTACCAAATGCTAAGACTGTCCTAGAAAACTTGGCCGAAAGAGTTCAAGTCGAGTCGTTGAagaccttcttctttaccTACAAGCGGTTTTACAGCAAGCTGTCATTGGAAAAACTTTCCGATTTGTTCAGTCTACCAAAGGATAAAGTTTCAAGTATTATAGAGGAAGTCACTGCTGAATTTGACATCAACGCTACAATGAACGAAGAAAAGACAATTGTCACTGTCGAGGGTGACGAAATCACGAAGTTGGAGGAAGTTGCCTTAAAGCTTAACAAGGAAGCAAAGATTGCTAAAGAACGTTTGAACCCATCTACTAATCGTCGTTAA